In Leishmania mexicana MHOM/GT/2001/U1103 complete genome, chromosome 20, one genomic interval encodes:
- a CDS encoding putative kinetoplast DNA-associated protein, with protein MFRAARLLRGVSPFSIFLMDQKNNPSLQGVSIAKRGKMLSKMYKELSQQQRRDLQKRAQVHPGLRKQKRARPPRKTEFAEFVRQNFKVVQGLNYSKRFSALSQLYELHKPIEVQVAKALKEGNSKKVTSAKTAVKKAATKPKTARGTKAEKGAQKKSAGKKK; from the coding sequence ATGTTCCGCGCAGCTCGTCTTCTCCGCGGCGTTAGCCCCTTCTCCATCTTCCTGATGGACCAGAAGAACAACCCGTCGCTACAGGGCGTGTCGATTGCGAAACGCGGCAAGATGCTCTCCAAGATGTACAAGGAGCTCTcgcagcaacagcgtcgTGATCTGCAGAAAAGAGCGCAGGTGCACCCGGGTCTTCGCAAGCAGAAGCGCGCTAGACCGCCGCGCAAGACGGAATTCGCCGAGTTTGTGCGTCAGAACTTCAAAGTTGTGCAGGGTCTCAACTACAGCAAACGCTTCTCTGCCTTGTCTCAGCTGTACGAGCTCCACAAGCCGATCGAGGTGCAGGTGGCCAAAGCACTAAAGGAGGGAAATTCCAAGAAGGTGACCTCGGCCAAGACCGCCGTGAAAAAGGCTGCCACCAAGCCCAAGACCGCCAGAGGAACCAAGGCGGAGAAAGGCGCCCAGAAGAAGTCCgccggaaaaaaaaagtga
- a CDS encoding l6202.3-like protein, with translation MSVPVAGRRKGLSSASSPSSAALLPVTQEADGPSWLNDLDGGTMPPAAPVPVQALPSRRQSYSISVSSPSPVAAVSPAVQEAPAREGDPLAFLNEVETPPSATADKGWHRNRAAFGGTIALSLLPSSPAVPVLLREGGDDAPAAAATISVAVAFPSGDRATATIVGAAASHRAEEERQQAEKMALSQQLSEVERQLSEASQSVVALQKGDHPLAVDVLEAERMVASLRAKEAATRQQKAEEEAENRHAARGNAVASVHAGDVEEEMCEYRDQCVQRFQQRVEDLMQAVQEQQMRTAILRAEWETAVTRETQDDSEASMFEALLLRVQDGARHLKRRLSLQCSRVVAESSRVYLAAARQQRLEIFAHDTAARARRLAEHRARREEEAAAFHDMCRRTFQERADSAFGATKVAVEAAHRYHDNERRQRVATFQCQLASMTERSREMLEQQVRRLLERECASILAQQDAAAKEWAARQKDLTAQLQAFRSRAEVEVCLLRECGGVHRASVRSLSQTPAPPAPAQESLRSDMDRAGARMRQLALALRIKHEQQLCYSDARGTPRAVDYLGTGGACHSGESPASSSFSVAQISAEWQRSLFSLQHSREALRSRISDVKEASRGYAAQLQQRRTQLSQQQEDIKAIRTEWEQAVRGQLSRSLTAASSQVPVHVGLTTGALDNLSRRVGVILRAHQSLRATRTTFTATLSTWSKSLTDYRVDTERLLADIFQQCDLLRERNVQMEVDQSTLQSLQAQVDVLEQHVTEGAKRLALRKRCVDAFAKDLRAGLGQPHTLPNSLDPQLSPGRHKEQLTHLTQTLEDTNRTSAISDAASSAGAAAVVSDAHWQKKCAKRAPPLKRAVKKTSSFAHTKASSATPCSLVTRTNRLPSRCASDHSQEGRYADTYGSMPKTGLTKSDVDALCSCSLHPILPTPEGNHPWAAAEKSASPFSSVSAYVSSAVQDTSAAVDAEADEEEGRGESEFSTDLVPLGDVHGSFFGTPATCTR, from the coding sequence ATGTCAGTGCCGGTCGCGGGGAGACGCAAGGGGCTGAGCTCCGCCTCATCGCCATCATCTGCCGCCCTACTCCCTGTGACTCAGGAAGCAGATGGCCCGTCCTGGTTAAACGACCTGGACGGCGGCACAATGCCGCCTGCCGCACCCGTGCCCGTCCAGGCGTTGCCCAGCCGCCGACAGTCGTATTCTATCAGCGTATCCTCACCGTCTCCCGTGGCTGCTGTGTCTCCGGCCGTACAAGAAGCTCCAGCGCGCGAGGGCGACCCACTTGCCTTCTTGAATGAGGTCGAGACACCACCTTCAGCAACTGCCGATAAGGGCTGGCACAGGAACCGGGCCGCCTTTGGTGGGACGATCGCTTTGTCGCTGTTGCCATCCTCACCGGCAGTGCCGGTGCTTTTGCGGGAGGGTGGCGATGACGCacccgcagccgcggcgacgaTTTCGGTGGCAGTCGCTTTCCCTTCTGGCGACCGCGCTACCGCCACCAtcgttggtgctgctgcctcacatcgcgcggaggaggagaggcagcaggCAGAGAAAATGGCACTCAGTCAACAGCTCTCTGAAGTGGAGCGTCAGTTGAGCGAGGCGTCGCAGAGTGTAGTCGCCCTTCAGAAAGGCGACCATCCGCTTGCAGTCGACGTGCTCGAAGCGGAGCGTATGGTGGCTTCCCTCAGGGCTAAGGAGGCTGCGACTCGTCAGCAAaaagcagaagaggaggctGAAAACCGGCACGCGGCTCGCGGAAACGCAGTCGCGAGTGTGCATGCGGgggatgtggaggaggagatgtgcGAGTATCGTGACCAATGCGTCCAGCGCTTCCAGCAACGTGTGGAGGATCTCATGCAGGCtgtgcaggagcagcagatgcgTACGGCCATCCTTCGAGCAGAGTGGGAGACCGCAGTCACACGTGAAACCCAGGATGACAGTGAGGCCTCCATGTTTGAAGCCCTGCTGCTTCGCGTGCAGGACGGTGCACGTCATTTGAAGCGACGCCTGTCGTTACAATGCAGTCGCGTCGTGGCGGAGAGTTCCCGTGTGTACttggcggcagcacggcagcagcgactcgaGATCTTTGCCCATGACACGGCAGCCCGTGCACGAAGGCTGGCGGAGCACCGAGCTcggcgcgaggaggaggcggccgcaTTCCACGACATGTGTCGCCGCACCTTTCAGGAACGCGCAGACTCCGCCTTTGGGGCTACCAAGGTCGCCGTCGAAGCGGCACATCGCTACCATGACAACGAGCGTCGTCAGCGTGTTGCAACCTTCCAGTGTCAACTCGCTTCCATGACAGAGCGAAGCCGCGAGATGctcgagcagcaggtgcgccgcCTACTGGAGCGGGAGTGTGCGAGCATTCTCGCGCAGCAGGACGCGGCCGCCAAGGAGTGGGCGGCGCGTCAAAAGGATctgacggcgcagctccagGCATTTCGCTCGCgtgcggaggtggaggtctGCCTGCTGCGCGAATGCGGCGGAGTGCATCGTGCCTCCGTCAGGTCGCTGTCACAGACACCGGCGCCACCCGCACCGGCGCAGGagtcgctgcgcagcgacatGGACCGTGCGGGTGCGCGAATGAGGCAGCTCGCGCTCGCTTTGCGCATCAAACACGAGCAGCAGTTGTGCTACTCCGATGCACGAGGAACCCCCCGCGCTGTCGACTACCTGGGCACTGGTGGTGCGTGCCATTCGGGGGAGTCGCCCGCGTCTTCGTCTTTTTCAGTGGCGCAAATCAGTGCGGAATGGCAGCGCTCCCTCTTCTCACTGCAGCACAGCCGTGAGGCACTGCGGAGCCGCATATCTGATGTCAAGGAGGCGAGCCGTGGCTATgccgcacagctgcagcaacgccgcaCGCAGCTGAGTCAGCAGCAGGAAGATATCAAGGCCATTCGCACCGAATGGGAGCAGGCGGTTCGTGGGCAGCTGTCGAGGAGCCTCACAGCAGCGAGCTCACAGGTGCCTGTCCACGTTGGCCTCACGACCGGCGCTCTCGACAACTTGAGCCGGCGCGTTGGTGTCATCCTGCGCGCCCATCAATCGCTGCGCGCCACTCGGACCACTTTCACAGCGACGCTCAGCACGTGGTCAAAGTCCCTTACTGACTACCGCGTCGACACCGAACGCCTTCTTGCGGACATTTTTCAGCAGTGCGACCTCCTTCGCGAACGAAATGTTCAAATGGAGGTGGACCAGTCAACGTTGCAATCCTTGCAGGCGCAGGTCGACGTGCTCGAGCAGCACGTTACGGAGGGTGCAAAGCGGCTGGCCCTCCGAAAGCGGTGTGTCGACGCATTCGCGAAGGACCTTCGTGCAGGTCTGGGTCAGCCGCACACGCTCCCAAACTCGCTCGATCCTCAACTGTCGCCAGGGAGGCACAAGGAACAATTAACGCACCTAACGCAAACTCTCGAGGACACCAACCGCACTTCGGCGATATCTGATGCAGCGAGTTctgccggcgcggcggcggtggtgtccgATGCGCACTGGCAGAAGAAGTGTGCAAAGAGAGCGCCTCCGCTCAAAAGGGCAGTGAAGAAAACGTCATCTTTTGCCCACACAAAGGCGTCCTCTGCGACTCCCTGCTCCCTCGTTACGCGCACAAACCGTTTGCCAAGTCGCTGCGCCAGCGACCACTCCCAGGAAGGTCGGTACGCCGATACCTACGGCAGCATGCCAAAGACGGGACTGACCAAGTCTGACGTCGACGCGCTTTGCAGCTGTTCCCTGCACCCTATTCTTCCCACACCCGAAGGGAACCACCCTTGGGCCGCGGCCGAGAAATCGGCCTCTCCGTTTTCATCGGTGTCCGCCTACGTTTCTTCTGCTGTGCAAgacacctccgccgccgtcgatgcggaggccgacgaggaggagggaaggggagagagcgagttCTCCACCGATCTTGTGCCCCTCGGGGACGTCCATGGCAGCTTCTTCGGTACACCGGCCACCTGCACTCGATGA
- a CDS encoding glycerophosphoryl diester phosphodiesterase,putative, whose product MPSASNMCNPWPQHTNIAQNKQANQKPIIQRFVRDGASPHPQLCFSLHSPDSKIPVCVACHRGDWRNYVENTLEAVESCIQMGADIVEVDVWRTSDGALILMHDETLDRTTNGMGRVCDHTLAEIRALRLKDGLGNMTEFTVPTVEEVLLLAKDRVILNLDKADIYLDEVYPLLVKTGMLEQTILKSEIPVDELCKRYSADLLNRVIFMPILNITDTTTYESIDRAFAANHVLYEVNFEKENTDILQYIRKLAMNSGAALWINTIWPTTCGGYSDDHALRDKDANWGYVVDHIGAGIIQTDRPAMLLAYLQERGCR is encoded by the coding sequence ATGCCGTCAGCGTCAAACATGTGCAACCCGTGGCCCCAGCACACGAACATCGCGCAGAACAAGCAGGCCAACCAGAAGCCGATAATCCAGCGATTTGTCCGTGATGGAGCGAGCCCGCATCCCCAGCTGTGCTTCTCGCTGCATTCTCCCGACTCGAAGATCCCGGTCTGCGTTgcctgccaccgcggcgacTGGCGCAACTACGTCGAGAACACGCTGGAGGCCGTGGAAAGCTGCATCCAGATGGGGGCTGACATAGTCGAAGTCGATGTCTGGCGCACAAGTGACGGCGCGCTCATCCTCATGCACGACGAGACGCTCGACCGTACAACAAACGGTATGGGTAGGGTGTGCGATCACACCCTCGCAGAGATACGTGCACTGCGTCTGAAGGACGGGCTTGGCAACATGACGGAGTTCACAGTGccgacggtggaggaggtgctaCTGCTGGCGAAGGACCGCGTCATCCTCAACTTGGACAAGGCCGACATCTACTTGGATGAGGTCTACCCACTGCTCGTGAAGACGGGAATGCTGGAGCAGACGATTCTAAAGTCGGAGATTCCCGTCGACGAGCTGTGCAAGCGGTACTCGGCGGATTTGCTCAATCGCGTTATTTTTATGCCCATTTTGAATATCACGGACACCACAACGTACGAGAGCATCGAccgcgccttcgccgccaACCACGTCCTGTATGAGGTGAACTTTGAGAAGGAAAATACCGACATATTGCAGTACATTCGAAAGCTCGCCATGAACTCGGGGGCGGCGCTGTGGATCAACACCATCTGGCCGACCACCTGCGGCGGTTACAGTGATGACCACGCGCTGCGTGACAAGGACGCAAACTGGGGCTATGTGGTTGACCACATCGGCGCCGGCATCATACAGACAGACCGGCCTGCGATGCTGCTTGCATACCTCCAAGAGCGCGGCTGTCGCTAA